A part of Paramisgurnus dabryanus chromosome 15, PD_genome_1.1, whole genome shotgun sequence genomic DNA contains:
- the fundc1 gene encoding FUN14 domain-containing protein 1 — protein sequence MPHKMADRGEDLDAESEDELYEVVNITDYARRHQWWSRVFGTNTGPIAEKYSVTSQIMMGGVTGWCAGYLFQRVGKIMATAVGGGFLLLQIANHSGYVQVDWRKVEKDVNKAKKHLKKKANKASPELNSFIEESTEFVKRNIVISGGFVGGFLLGLAS from the exons ATGCCTCATAAAATGGCGGATCGCGGTGAAG ATCTAGATGCAGAGAGTGAAGATGAATTGTATGAGGTTGTTAACATCACAGATTATGCCAGAAGGCATCAGTGGTGGAGTCGTGTTTTTGGGACTAATACAGGACCCATTGCAGAAAAATACTCGGTGACTTCACAGATCATGATGGGTGGGGTGACAGGATG GTGTGCTGGTTATCTCTTTCAGAGGGTTGGAAAAATTATGGCTACAGCTGTTGGAGGGGGATTTCTTTTGTTACAA ATTGCCAACCACAGTGGCTATGTGCAGGTGGACTGGAGGAAAGTGGAAAAGGATGTCAATAAAGCTAAAAAGCATTTGAAGAAAAAGGCAAACAAAGCATCGCCTGAGCTTAATTCCTTTATAGAAGAG TCTACAGAATTTGTGAAGAGGAATATTGTTATCTCGGGTGGATTTGTTGGAGGATTTCTGCTGGGCTTGGCATCCTAA